In the genome of Panthera leo isolate Ple1 chromosome F3, P.leo_Ple1_pat1.1, whole genome shotgun sequence, the window ctctccctctcctgtccagTCACCAAACCCCTGTCGGTGCCTTGCaaaggtcttttttgttttttttcccaaatatggAACGATCATATTGTTTTTGTGGTatattattgtaaaatatttaaacaaaagtatCCCCTCCCCTGACCCAGGGGCAACCACTGTTAACAGTTTGCTATAGAATATTCTTCACACACTTGGGTTTTATAATTTGAATGCATAAAGATCTACCTTACTCTCTTTAAACGCTGCATAGTATTTCATCGAATGTACCATAACTTACTTAACCCATCTGCTTTCAATGGACATTAGATTGCCTCCGACTTCTCACtgtaataatgctgcaataaaagaGCCCTGTGTGGAGGACGCATATGTAAGTGTGCACCTCGTACTATTATTTCTTAATTCCCCAAAACAGGGCTTCTGTCTGAGAGGGTGTTTCCATCTCAGAACAGACACGCCGCCAGAAGGGCCGCTCCAGTCTGCTCTCCCATCCAGTGCCTAGGATCGCTGATTTTTCCACTTTCTCATCAACACGTTCACCCCTTCCAATCTTTGCCCGGCTGGTAAGTAAAAAAGtcgttttaaaaattcatctcgCTTTTAGTTTGGATTTCTGTGATTCAGTGAACAAAGctgagctttttttaaaaatgtgtttgcatCTGTATTTCTTCAGTTAACGTCACTTGCAAACAGCCTAAAACCAAttccctcccgcccctcctcACGCTGCTGGCCCCACACgtgcccttcctgcccctcctctcctggtcGGCCTCCTGTCCAAATGCCCGCTTCTTTCCCCGCCCGAAGCACTGCACATTCCTCTGGTGAAATGAATCACTTTGTACAATCCAgacacacagaatgggagaaacaCGCATAGTCTCATCACCCGACTGTAACCACTGTCAACATTTCTACACATTTCCGTCCAGTCTTTTTTTGCTAAGCACAGGTGGGGGTTTCCCTTCCGTGTGCCGTTGAGTGCACTACATGTATAATGTTGAACCGCGCTTTGCCCCTTTAACGCCCTGTCACGACAAGCATTGTCCCCTGTCATTATAGCCACCTTGCTTCTATCAACTACGGCTCTGAGCGTTTTGCTCGCTTGCTGAAAACCTCCGATGCCTCCACCTGCCGCAAGGTCAAGTCCTTCAGAATttgtccctctttccctcttcctttgtcACTCCCTCCCCAAATACGTGACCTACACTCTGGTCACATCAGACTGCTTTCATTCCCAAACCACACGTTTTCACACCTACTCGTTTTTgctgtgctgttccctctgccaggaagaATGTTCTAGTGTTTGCTGCCTAAAATCCTCCATGAACTTTTTGTCCAATTACCGCCACCTTTCCAGGCAAAATGAATGAGTCACTTTCCTGCCAAGGCCCTCAGGTCACACTTCTGGCTCAGCACTTATCAGACTGTTGTCTCTATTAGTCCCTATTAGACTAAgctcttttaaaaacaggaaacagGTCCTGCTTTCCTTGGTATCCTCAGTTCAATGCCTTGTTCAAAACCAGCACTCAGGAAGTGACTGTTGAATTCAATCATCCACCAACGTGTAAATCACTGTTCAAGGCCTGGGAAAGATACAAAGAGGCACAAGACAGCCCCTGCCCTGTGAGATTCCACAATCTCAATAATTCATAATCTGATCATTCATAatcatttataattaataaaatgagaaCGAGGCCAGCCCCGTCTGTCGAGTAAGGACAGAGGCGGGAGATGGAATGAATCACTAAACATTTCACTAGTGAATTGAGATTAGAGTAGTAtaactgccatttattgagcatctgtcAGATGCCAGGCACTGGACCATAGCTCATGACACTGGTATTTTTCTTGActtcaaagatgagaaaaaatgaagTTCTGAGAAGTTAGGaaacttgcctaaggccacactgTCAGTAGTAGGGTCAACATTCCAACCCTTGGCTATCAGACTCCTACAGCCCAAATAGCCTGTTTCTCCCCTGGattcgcgccccccccccccttaaattATTACCCAGTGAGGCTGAGCAGGTGCCCTGGCTCTGGCTGCACCCGTAGAGTGGACAGGAATGCAGCCAGGGCAGGGAGACTGTGGCCCAGCACACGACCCCGCCCTCAACCTCCTGGCCTGCAGCCTGGGCATGGGGCCTCAGGCTCTGTCACCGCAGAGGAGCAGCCGGGCGCCAGGGCCTGGCTGGTGTGGCGTCCCCAACCCGCGGCGACTCGGGCGGGCACCTGTTTCACTTAGCCGTCTCCCAGGCGTTCCCCCCGCGTGCGGCCGGCTGGGGCTGCCCGCTCCGGGAGCGCGGTGAGCGGAACGTCCCCAGGCGCTCTCTTCTGTCCCCGGGAAGCTCCCTGGAAGCCGGGAGCCGCTGTCTGGGGCCGACCTGGGGGAACGGAGGGTGGAGCCGGGCACGGGGACCGCTGCTGCCTCCCGCGGAGTCGCGGACTTGCCTTCGGTAACGGGGACCTCCGGGGACGCGTGGACGGTGGCAGGGCTCGAAGTGGCGGCCAGAGCGGgcccggctccccgcccccccccctccccgggggggATAGACAGCGTCCCCGGAGGGCGAGCCGCGCTCGGCGGGGAGGCCCGGGCCGTGGGGCCAAGGTCGCGCTCTGGACAGTTACCAGCAGGGGCCCGGCCCCTTCCTCGCGGGGTAAGGAGTCCCCGGGGCGCGCAGGCTGGGCCGGAGGCCGCGGGGCAGTCGTCCCCCTGGCTGGGGAGCCGCGGGGCTCTCAGGAGCGGGACGCGCGGGGGGCGCACTCGGCAGGCCCGGGGCTGACTCGCTGCGGGAGCCGCTCCGGGCGCTGGTCCCGGCGGCAGGAGAGAAGGCTCGCGAGGGGCGCCCCGCGCCCGGGATCCCCACCAGGCCCGAGCCGTGGGACAAGGACCCCGACGGGTGGCGTCCAGCGGCCGAGGCGGGGCGCACGGGGCGCGCGGCTCCCGGGGCCCTGCGGCGGCCCTGCGGTTCTTCCACGCCTGAACCTGCGCTCCCAGTGCCGACCGGGCTGCGCCCGGCCTGGGGCGGCCAGACAGGGGCCAGGTTAGACCTCACGTGGGAAGCAGAGGACAGGATGGTACCCAGTTTCTCTACCGAATCTGACCACAGGCCCAGGCCCTGGCGCTGTTGCCGTCAGGATGAGGGCCAGGTTCCTTCGCAGCTCACAGGGAGTTCTCCTTGTAGGATCAGGGTGTCCCCGCTCAGCGCTAAGCACCGCACCCCACCTGCAGCTCCTACCTGCACTCCCCCCGCTCCCTTTTGCAAGCTAATTCCTTCTCGTGGTCCAAAACACAAACAGAATCACTTCCTCCAGAAAATCCAGATGATTACAGGGACTGAGACACTCCCCTCCTATGTCCCCATTATGCCTGTGCCTATACACACAACACCAACTATCAACACCTTGGGATCCTTGAGAGCGGcccctgatttttctttgtgTCCCCAGAATAAATAAAGCTCTGTGCAACTATCAGCAAGTTCCCTAACTGTGTCCTCAGAAAAGGCAAGAATACCTTTGTCAGATATAGGAATCTGCAACAAAGCCAGGAGAACCGTGATTCTGCCCTCAACTACCCTACTTAGCTTCAGAACTCTTGGAAAGCAAAATCAGGTAATAGCTATGAAGATGTTtcaggaatttaaaaatgctgtagGAGGGCAATCACTGTGTTTCCCAACATGTCCCCACACATAGTCCCAACAACTCATCTGGAATCTTTTCTCCACCCAGAGGAGCCCAGAATCACAATGGATTCGACAGGCACCTCTCTTGTGGTTCCCCCTCTGGATGCTAAACCTCAAAGGCCTCTCTGATGACTTCTCAGGAGCACTGCCCAGAGTCTTCCCCTCCGTCTCCCAGGCTGGCCCTCATCACCTCACTGGGGGTGCACACAGCTTCTCCTGAGCCTCCCACCCTGGAACTGCAAGTTAGTGGCCCAGGTCAAAGGGGGAGGTTGATGGCAACTGAGTCCCCCTTCTCCAACCCCAGCTGGCCctgcaggggatgggggtgggctgGAAAATCCTCTTCTGGGCAGATCCCACGGGGCATGCAGGTGACCTCTCCAGCTCTCAGACCCCGAGACCTTGGGACCCAGCCAAGGACAGGTCCAAAGCACCCACACAGAACCGAAAACAGGCACGTACTTGGCCTGCGCATTGTCTCCACGGCCACTTCTGAGGAGGGAGCGTGAAAGGATGGCTGGAGAGCTGTGGGCTCCCGGTGCCCAACGGAAGGGTCTGTGAGTAAGGAAGGAGAGTGGTGAGGACAGGGCCGACCTGGCACAGAGCGCCCCCAGGTCTGCCTCCCCTAAGGCCTGCCGGCAGCCCCACCAGCTGCCCATCTCAGCCAGCTcagtgtgcatgcgtgcatgtgcgtgtgccGGCTGCGGGCGGGGGCTCGCCGGGTCTTTAATCCTCAGAGGAGCCCTGCAAGGGAGGGACCATCATTCTTCCTTGGTAGATAAGGATCCCCATTCTCATCAAATCCAAACCACCAAAAGAAACAGCCAAGAACAGGCAGATCACAGAAAGTGGATTAGCGGCTGTCAGGGCTGAGGGTAAGGGAGATTGGGGAGTGACTGCTCGAGGACAAGGAGTTCCTTTCGCGGTGacaaaatgtcctaaaattagtGGTGACGCTTGGACACCCCTGTGACTACTAATAGCCACTGAGTTAGACACTTAAGAAGGGTGATTCTTAAGGTATGTGGACTATATGCCGTAAAGCTGTTACAAAAAGTAAAgaagactggaaaggaagaagggaggggagagagagggaagaaggcaggaaagaaagaaaaaaaaaaagagaagaaaaggataagGCAGGACGCACCTGTTGCTGAGGACACACTCTACACAAGATCCAGAACAGCCAGGCAGGCCTCTGGTTCACGTGCACTTAGAGTTCAACAACACTGACAACCGCTAACATCTGCTGGgcgcctactctgtgccagggtCTCTGCTAGGTTTGTTCTATACATTCTCATTCAGTCTCCGAAgccatttgttaaatatattttccaggagaggaaaaggaggctcagagatGCCACGCGCCTCATTTCTAGCAAATGGTAAAGCCCGTGTGAGATTCCCAAGTCCATGCTTTGAACCTCTGCATTGCCCAAAAACTAATCACCGTTGCTAACTGCTAATGCCCTGAGGCTCGATGGGCTCCACTCCTTCTTTCAGGCTCCCTCAGAAGCTCCTCTTACCCTCAGGGTCTAGAGGTTCTTCCTTGGGTCCAACCTCAGCGTCTCCTGCTGCTCAATAAACCCATGTCCCATCCCGTTCTATCCTCGGTAAGCCCAGGGCCCGTGGGGACAGACTGTCACACACCATAGAAGCAGATGAAGGGTCTCAGGGAAGAGCAGGCCAACGAATACACTCGGGGGAGTAGCGCGCGTAGGTGCGGAGCCCCGCACACAGTCCCGTCCCCAGCTCGGGCACTTGAAGCCAGGTGGGGATGCTGGCACCCAGGTTGCTCGACCAGCTCAGAGACCCAGAGGTCGCGTTGAAGTAGAGGCCGATCCAGGCCTCGGTCTCACTCGTGATGGACTTCAAGGCCTCCTTGCCCGCCTCGTCGGTCACCATCTGCAGGTCGGCCAGGTCCGTGTGGTGGCTGTGGCAATACCGCAGGGCCTCCGGCCAGGTCATTTCTTGGTCGAATCGCATGAAGGTCTGTCGGCCAATCTGGACCACAGCTGGGGGCAAAAAACAGGGAGACCGCAGGCCTGAGGTCCTGGATCTCTGACAGACCAAGCCTCACTGCTCCCCTGGGACAGAGCTCGGGTCTGACTCGGGCCTTTGTCCCAGTCCCTGGGTGTTGGATTTGAGGAAACCCACCATTTTATAGGCAGACTAAACACCACATTGGGAGAATGGATGGGCTACCATGGCAGCAGCAGAGAGAATGCAAATTAGGAAAGGTGGGTATGAAGAGCCCTGCTGGTGGCTAAAGTCCTTACAAGCTAAGtctgagtttccatttcttcatctgcgCAATGGGGATAATAGCACCTAGACTAATTTAAAGGCCTAAATGAAACCATGTATGCAACTGGTTTCGCACCGTGCGTGCAAATAATTAGCACTTGATTAAAAGGTAGTGACCCTttatggggaggggaggaggaaaatggGACAATCCTACTTTAGAGGCAGCCTCATCTGTGATTTCCAGCAGCTCTAACTATGGCGCTGGCTCTCAGGAGGCTCCAGGGctaaggcaggagagagagagggggtgataTCCATCATATCTGGAGAGCCAGGGAAAAGACAGAGCGTGCCCATCCCAGTGGGCCCGACTTCCAGCGGGGCTCAGACAGCCCGGGATGCCGGCCTCCCATAGCCCgcaccctccctcccccgtcTCTGCGGGAGGCTGGCCTGGGCCAACCCCCCACGACCGCCCCTTGCCAGGCCTGTCTCATCTGTAACACACAAGCCCACGCATCTGATTCTAAACAGTGGGAGCCGGGAAAGGATGTGGTGCCAGATCCTGAGGGACTGATTCCAGAGACCCGATGAAGGAAACACCTCTATTTGCAGAACAGAGAGCCACATCCTCAGATTCAAACAGGGCCTCCCAAACTCTGACACATCCTGGTTCACCTAAGCCCGGCAAGATTTGCCTGATGTTTCCCTCATTTTCCCTAtctaaactgattttttaaagctatccTCTATGCAGCGAGGACTCCCCAGCCCCGAGCTATGCATGTGGCAGACGTCATCTTTTTAAATCCTCATAATAATCCTGAGAGGTAGATGCTATCAACCTCATCATACAGGTGGGAAAGCGGGGGCCCGTGTTGGTGATGATGTGCCCAAACTCATGCCGTATTAAATGGCAAGATGAGATTCAGACGAGGTCCACCTTGGACGCCCGGCCATCTTCACTCTACAGCTCCGTATTTTGTAGCGTGCGGAAAACCGGCTCTATAAagcagagggagtggggagtgCATTCCCTTTGTCATGGATTCTTTATACCCGATGTGaagaaagtttaaagaaatatacagcagggggcacctgggtggctctgttggttaagcatccgactcttagtttcagctcaggtcgtgatctcgagtttcatgagttccagccctgcgtcgggctctgacggtgtggaacctgcttgggattctctctctccccccccccccctctctctctgcccctcccctgctcgctctctctgtctctctcaaaatcaatcaataaacttaaaaaacaattaaaaacagaagattcCAGGGCAGGAATATCAGAAGGGAAGTCCCCCTCACCCACCACGGAAGCGGGGGCCTCACCAGAGCTGGGATGCAGCCTGGGCCATTAACGGCCCCTCTCTGGTTggagaccttgagcaagtcacttccctGTCTGGGTTCCTCTGAATAATAAAACTGGACTGATTCTCTCCATGGGGTTCAGCCCGGGGACAGCAAAGCCAGAGGATCCCTCAGCCAGGCCAAGggtagggaggagcagagggaacaCAGGTGGCATGACCCTGCCCGCCAGCCCAGGTGGACAAGTCAGAGGGCAGGCAGAGCTCCCAGGTGCGTACCTGGCTTTGGAGAGGTGGTTGGGCTGAGAGCGGGCTCTGTGGGGGTGCGGTGCCCCACAGCAGGgtctggaaaacagaaacagagcacgCGTCACGGGGAGGGAACCTCTGCAGGCACCGGGAACCAAGCGGAAGCCAGGAGATGCCTTGGGCTCCAGGGTAAACAGCTTTCTCCATCCCTGtgacatttattcaagaaatatataCAGGGCGAGAAATATATACAGGACGAGAAATATATACAGGAcgagaaagagggagattgagagacagagaaagccccTGTTTTGtggcagacactgttctaggcccGGGGAAAATAGCAGAAATTAGACAAACAGGACCCTGGCTTTTGAAGAGAATATGAAGGAGCCAGCCTTGCAAAGTGGTAGAAGGAGATCCCCAGGCAGAGCAAAGGCCAAGCCCCTAAGTGGGAAAGGGCAGCGTGTGTCTGAGGAGCAGAGCGCCAGTgtggccaggggcagggagaggagatgAGGCCAAAAAGGTCAGGCAGGGCCTGGTCGGCCTCAAAAGGGACGTGACCCTAAGTGCTAAGCCACCTATTGAATGTGTTGGAGCAGAGTGACctggtttgtatttttaagagCTCATTCTGTGTTGAGAACTGactgtgggggcagggcagaccctccccccccccccccaaagaccAGGGCGGTGGACTTGTGGAGTCAGGACCTGCCTCAGTGGAGCCCAAGGAcaccagagggaggaggggagagcctgCGCCCAGGGCCCTTTCTTTGAGGGGCTCCCACCCCTGCACATCCAGCACTCCTGACCGTCTCTACTGGCTTGGGAATCTGAAGGTCAAGCCTCGCCCCCGTGGGCTGTATTTCAAGGCCCCATGACAGGCGCGGCGTCGCGGAAAACAGGGGAGGTGTCCGGCTGTGCTCCGTGCCCCTGTTTGAGGGGTTTGGGTGACACAGAGTTGGGCTGGGCTTCGGCTGACACAGAAAAGCAGAAGTTGGCGCTTTTGACCAGAAAAGTGCCCTCTGGTCTGTAACTATCCCCCTGTGTGATCCCCCCGGGACGGTGGCATGGGCAGAGAGGGACCAGCAGGGGCAGGATGGGGCCAAGATGGGGTCAGGACGGGGCCCTTGAGCACCGCCGATTTCCTGCAGGGATGTCCGAAGGGGTTGGTTCCCATCCACTACTCTCCCTTGCCACCATGAGAGGTAAAACCGGACCTGTGCTCTGTGGGAAGAGCAACGCTGAATTCCGCTGCCTTTGCTGCGTAGATGCAAGCGGATCCCCCACccgcttttcctttttcctccctttctttttcctcttctcccaaaTCCCTAACCGGCAGGAGGGGACAGCCCAGATTCTACCTTCTCTCCACGCTGATTGGCACTTGTTTCTCTGACGGAGTCGGAGGAATGAGGGACAGAGGAGATAGAAACCAAGGCTGCAGAGACGCGTGTAGCAGCGGGGTGAAGAGAACAGCGGGTCGTCCTCGTCCTGGGAAGGACGTGAGAgggcccgccccccaccccaccccccaccccaccccccacctgctcGGGAGAAGCCACCCCGGAGGAAGAGCGGGCGCAGGACCGGACTCGAACACACGAACACACACCGTAGTAGCAGATGAAGGGCTTCTGCGCCGTGCACGAGGCGGCCCCGAGGTTGGGGAAGACGGATACGGAGTACAGAGTGGCGCAGACGCCCTCGGCGAACACCGGCAGCGAGCTCCACACGGGCGCCGCGAAGGTGGAGCCGCTGGACCAGCTCAGGCCGCGCACGCGCACGTCGAAGAAGAGGCCGATCCACGCCTCGGTGCTGCTCGTGAGGGAGTAGAGGGAGCTTATGCTGCTCACGCTGTTCATGCTCTGCAGGTCGGCCAGGTCCGTGTGGTGCCGCCGGCAGTACCGCAGGGCCTCAGACCAGCTCAGCGTCGCCTCCACCCTCGAGAACGTCTTGCCACTGTTCAGCAGCCGCAGGGCTGAGACAGGAGAGGCCGTTGGCGCATGGCTGCCCCCAACCCACCCCTGGTCCCCAAAGAGCTTCCGGCCTCAACACAGGGAGCCTCCCAGGCCTCTCTTTTCCCCTGCTCCACCCCTTACCGCGGGCTCTCCCCTCGCACACAGCtgtgcctctgggcctttgcacaagctgcgctctgggcctggagggactggccactccccaccccctgctccccccagTCCCTCGTCCTCCAGGGTCCTTCTCTCCCCACTTGCCTTTGCCCAACTAACTGCTCAGCCCTCTGCCCCATCCTCTACACCCTTCCCATTTGCTCAGTGCCCCTTTGTTAGTGCTTAGTAACAATATCCCGTGTTGACTGAGCCCTCACGGCTCGGTGTGCCTGCAGCTCATGGAATCTTTCCAGTAACTCCCCAGGAGGGACATCACCATGcctgttttgcaaatgaggaaacccAGTCCCAGAGAGTTAAGGGACTTGACCAAGGCCACCCAGCGGGAAGGGACAGAGCCAGGACACAAGGACCATGGGAGGAGTTTCCAGGGCCAGGCCCTGAATCATAGCAGGGGACCACCCTGTTGTAGGCAGGGCTCAGAACAAGGGCTGCACATGAAAACCACCTGGGGAGTTTTCCGAATACACTGATGTGCAGGCCCACCCCGCAGCAAGGATCTGCATTTGATGGGCTGGCATCAGAATTTTGTAAAACCCCCAGGGAAAGGACCTTTTTGTTTGTCTCCACCACCAGGTGCAAGCAACTTGGGAGCAAAGAATgagctttattcattcatccttatATCCCCAGTGTCCAGCACATCAGAAGGAAatgaatggaggaaggaaggaaggaaggaaggaaggaaggaaggaagggaaaggggggaagaaacaagaaaggaagggagggaggaaggagggagaaaggaaggaagagagggagggagggaggaaaagatgaagggaggggggaagaaggaacagagggaggaaggaagagagggaaagggagggagggaggaagagaggaaggaaggaaggaaggaaggaaggaaggaaggaaggaaggaaggaagggaaaggggggaagaaacaaggaaggaaggaagggaaaggggggaaggaaggaagagagggagggagggaggaaggaaggaaaagatgaagggagggggaggaaggaagagaggaaggaagggaggaaggaagggagggagggagaggagggaagaaatgaaggaaggaaggaaggaaggaaggaaggaaggaaggaaggaaggaaggaactaatGAGCAGATCACACATCTCCCAAGAGCCAACCCGAAGACCCGAGATCTCAAtgttggcttccttccttcctgactcCGTGCCCTTGTGGGGTCCTCACAAACAGCTGGTCAAGGGCTACTCTGCCCCGTGAGGCcctgcaggggtggagggggataAAGGGTCTGGTGCCAggatggtgggggcgggggggtggtccTAGGCCTTAAGGGATCGGCCTCACGCCAGATGCCCTAGGAGAGGACAATAAGACTGAAGAACTGGGCGCACACAGTGGCCGGAATGTGTACAATcaggaggacagggagagggctGATGAGGCTCTTGCCAAACAGGGCGAAGCTTGTCACACCCACCAGAGTCCAAGATGCTGCCTGTCGCTGAGAAAAGCTGGAGGATCCCTGCAtcagagaaggggaaaaggaaaaaaaaaatcactcttatGATGTGTGATTCACTTTGATATTTTTTACtctattctgtttaatttttttaagtcactggcTGTGGCCCACTGAATTGCTTTCGCACCCAGTGGCTCACAACTCGCAGTTTGAGGAACCCTGGCTGTAAACACTGTGTCCTGACGCGTCCCCGACTCCAGCCTCTGGTGCTGGGCTCCCTGTTTGTGTCCCACTGTGCGTCAGTCACACATATAGGTCCACCCTACCTGTGGGCTCTGTCCTGGGCCTCCCAGCTCATCGAATGGCACCACTCACACCAGCATCTCCAGTCCCAGCCCAGGGGTCATCGCCGGTCCGTCCCTGTCTCTCATTCTTGGCATCCAATTGCATTGCAAATCCTGTCATTCCTCAGATCTGGAACTTTCTTGAACTTTCCGGGTCTTTCCACACCCACTGCCACCCTGGCCCAAGCCACCATTTTCCCTCTGCAGCTGACAGCACTGGCCCCAGAGGGTCCCTCTGCTTCTACTCCCTAACCCCACCCCATCACAAGGGGACCCCCGCTCCTCATGTCCTGGGGACTCCCACCGGTGACCACGGCTCCTTACCACACCCCGCGAACCCTGGAGTCCTGGGCCTACTTTTCTCGAGGCCACCACAGCCTCCTGCGTGTGTTCCTCATGCACACAGGCTCTTCCCTGTGCCCCGGCTCCCTTTCCTGCCTTTATTCTTTGCAGTATTTCATTTACTCCTTAGGCCCAGCCCAAATCTCCCTGTTCAGGGAAACCTTGCCACCCACGTGATCTGAAGAATCCCCTGCCTTGCCGATCGCTCCCTGTGACTCTTCCTTCTTGTCACCCCACTTCTCTCTTTCACTGCACTGGTCACATCGTCTAATAATCTTGTTTGCTATCTTCTTGCCAGATGTCTTTTCCCCCCATTACAACGTAAGCTCAGTGAGGTCAGGGACCACGTCTGACTGGCACTGACcaggcacttagtaaatatttactggttGGATGCAtaagtgaagaaatgaatgagtgaCATTATATGTAGGGCAGTGAACTCTAGTTCTGGGCCTGGGCCTAGGGTTTGCAGGGGGAAGGAGTGAGGGGACCCCAACCaggggctgaggctgaggcttCCCTCACCACG includes:
- the CLEC20A gene encoding LOW QUALITY PROTEIN: putative C-type lectin domain family 20 member A (The sequence of the model RefSeq protein was modified relative to this genomic sequence to represent the inferred CDS: inserted 1 base in 1 codon) produces the protein MLVRGLPMSLCVAALRLLNSGKTFSRVEATLSWSEALRYCRRHHTDLADLQSMNSVSSISSLYSLTSSTEAWIGLFFDVRVRGLSWSSGSTFAAPVWSSLPVFAEGVCATLYSVSVFPNLGAASCTAQKPFICYYDPAVGHRTPTEPALSPTTSPKPAVVQIGRQTFMRFDQEMTWPEALRYCHSHHTDLADLQMVTDEAGKEALKSITSETEAWIGLYFNATSGSLSWSSNLGASIPTWLQVPELGTGLCAGLRTYARYSPXVYSLACSSLRPFICFYDPSVGHREPTALQPSFHAPSSEVAVETMRRPTVTTEGSGSAMRETAAATQAQRVSSPEHPESKGKTPAPASGQVFGILKADFTIPALLDPEDVKDQFLSEIREVLKLTLGHEQFRLKWVGFEVNKK